The Acropora muricata isolate sample 2 chromosome 7, ASM3666990v1, whole genome shotgun sequence genomic interval ACTTCCTGGACTATTTATAGCAACATCGACTACGAATTACTTGAAACATCTCAATATGTTAAGGCAAAGTGCAATCGCCTCAACGTATCGCAATCTCCCAAGCAACATTCTGATTGACTCTGGTTTTAGAGAGGAGATATCAAATAAATGAACTCAAAAGGTACAAAAAACTCTTTCAGCATTCATTCACGTAATTTCCTATACCTTATATAAGCTAACTAGAATTTGATATTgatcgatttttttttcggtttctcGCTTCTTTACCTTCCGCAGATAATTTCAAAGTTGTTTTCTAGAGTAAGGTCTCCATGCCCTGTGATTAAATGCTCTATTTCTAACAGGCCTTTGTGAGCAGATTTCCTGTCGTCTATTACCAAAACGTTCTTTGACACCAAGAGATGCAACGTCATCGGCACCGCAAGTAGACTGAGAGCTTCTAACGATACTTTTCACGTTCTCGTCTGAAGCGATCGTCACCTCACACTTTTCAACGACAGCAACACGTTTGGAGACGCGTTGACCTCtatttttcaaaacagttttctttttatcaacaGCCACCGAACTTGCCTGGCCTGCATAATCATTTGTGTCACAAAGAATTTTGGGTGCAGCAGACTCAGCAATTTTAGGTACATTAGAAGCGACAATCTTTGGTTGTTCATTGTCCACTAATTGGCGATCTTGGATGTGCTTGCTATTTTGCCTGCTCACTTCTTTCACCCCCTGTGGTGTGGGAGGTATACTTGTGGCACAGACCTGTTGTACTGAGCTGTCATCTTGCCATCTCTTGCTTTCCCTTTTTAACAACTCTATGTTGTTTTCTTTCGAAGGCCCTTTAGTATTGTGATAAGAACTGGAATCACCACTCACACCTTCCATACTACTTCCATCAGGTGAAAGTCGTTTTTCCATTGCTGTTGCGCTCTCTTCacgagacaaaaaaaatatctgcTGCTTAGGACCATCTGCTTCTCTCTCTCGCGGAAAAGAATCTATGGAAATTTCCTTTGAACTATAAGAACAAACTTCCACATCCTTCAATTCGTGTGGTTCAGAATGAGCAATCACCTGCTCACAAGGCTGAGCTTTTTCAAGGATTAAGTCCGTGCAATTATCAACATCTCGTTGTGTTTCATTTCCTCTCGCCGTTTGCTCGGCAATAAGATGATGGTCCTTTACCAAAGAGTCGACAACATGGGTTCCACTTAATTCCCTATTAAAGCTTGAAGTTGGTTCGTGCGCTGAATAAATGATATTGCTACTTAAAGGGAcagtgattggttcaaaagGACTAGCAGTGGAAGCTACTGATCTTGTCTCCAATCCAGGTTCTTGCTTCATCTCAGAGCCGGCTGTTCCGCTGAGGTTCATTATAACTGGGATTTGTTCAGATGTGTTGACTTGAGCAACTCCAATACTCTGATGTGCACAATCACCATCCAGCATTCCATGCGTGGATTCCTCCTGCATCTGATGACATTGATTGCCATAAAATGGGACTGTGGAGCAAGGAAACCGTGCAGCACCATTCCAAACCTGGTATATTTGTGGTCGGAAAGGAGAAGCTGGTGTCACAGCTGTAGGAAATCCAGTAACTTGTGGTATTGTGTTGGAGAACATCACTTGACttctgtattgttgataaggtGACCAGACCACTTGAGGCTGCGCCTGCACGACTGGATGGGAAATGACATGTGGGATTTGTGGCGGATAAACAAATGACGAATGGAACGGCTTCAAAGGATGCATTAGCTGTGCTTGATGGTACACTGCATACGGATTGCCATATGACTGAAGGGCTCCTTGAGGGTAGTTAAAGCTTACCCCAGGAACTGACGACGCTGAGGGCGTTGAAAACATTCCCTCGTTGACGCTTCCTTCCCATGCCATCTGATCCGGCTGCGGTTGGACCGTGTCGGGAGTAAACCCACGCTCGGCGCCTAAAGGTGGTTGACGGTAAAACCCATCCATGGTCTCACCGCTGGTGCTGCTGCTTTCAGAAGACAATTCAGCCTGTATATCAAGACGAGCGTTTTCCACCTCATCGGTGTCCACGCCATGGCAAGGCAGTCCCTCGCTCACCACAAACCTCTCAGCCATTAAGACAGCTTCTTGCACTGGAGCCTGCAGCGTATGCCATGGAATGTTAACGTTTCCAGTCGCTTCATTGCCTTGTCCAGTTGATGGGTTCAACCCTTGCTGCATCGAATGCTGGAAGAGGCCACTCGTATCGTAACCAACACCTATTAATTCACCACCTTCAACTTCAACTGGCTTCCTAAGATCGGCAAACTCTGAGGTGTGGTCAGCTACAGTTTGGCTATTGTCACTTCTCATTGCTTCCACGGTGTCCGCAATGGGGTCGTTGGTCCTGGTGACGTCTTGACACTCGGACACTACTTGATTCTCTACGCTGGGAGCTATCTCAGGGGAATCTTCCTCCTCGACCACTTTTTCACGAGCACAATCACCATCTTTGCTATTATCAACCATGTTTGTGCATTTAACATCATTAAATTCTTCATTCTCTTCTTGAAATGGTGTCCCTGAATCTCCGTGCGCTAACTGCAGACATCTAGCAAGAGGCTCAGATGGTGCTTGATCAATCTTCTTGGGGGGTAAAGATGATTCTAGCCTCGAGGACActtctgtttcattttcagCAACAGACTTGTCCTCAGTTTGATCAGCTTCACTTGAAAACACTTTACTCTGTGCAAGGTCACGTGGATTACTGTATTCTTGCTCCCAGGGCACAACTGGCACAGAAATTGTGATGTCACCAATCATCACAATGGCCAACTCTTCAACCAACTTTGAGGCAGATCTATCACTTTTATCACAGATACTCGGCAATGACGGTGACGTTCCTTCCTTTTTCGACGCCTTACATCCACTTGGGAGATCAATCTCATCACAAGCTAATCTTTCGGCTTCGTCTTTGTTAACGTCATGCTCACTCAAAGAGATTGCACCAGCAAGCTGACCATTTTCGTTCCCGCCACTTAAACTTTCTTGGGACAGAGCTGTTGGCTTTGCTGGCCTCTCTTTCTCGGAATTCACGGAGTCCCTTTTCAAACCGAGCTCCGTCTTCCCTTGGCCTTTGCGTTTTCTTCGGGTCCATTTACGAGGATTACTTCTCCTTGTAGCACCACGCGATTCCTCAGCGCGTACCTCCAGTCTCCTATTATTCCCATCTGAAGTGCAACTACCATTTGTCTCAGAATAAGACTGAGGGG includes:
- the LOC136923947 gene encoding uncharacterized protein, whose translation is MAETEHHDDAKVHPLIIFYDSEAAYGNVFSGDIIEIAAKCHPDVVKSSFKSLVNTKQPLCAFAKTECSISEKHLENKPYFKDVLRKFLTWIDNNVKLAKKRHGKQFIPVLCAHHGYQFDFLILLSNMERSGMYHSILSQHNIHFADSLLFCRELKNQGEKLLANTKLSLDGLFKRFFPEAILKDRHRAMGDVEAMVDIFVNTPLRDLLHCMKYSTTKERLDYYISQAGFKQQQAILEEHFCQLDACSKNMSIKKLLKDGITYNSLITIFEECCSFLDFYETMKTYGIERKVAKVMALHFSGKGLRNQGAKSYSKMSPMLISFDSTLEASKDQPSGNRPLRREGADNKAEPKADSNRSSKYQHVNSGQEQELSCAKKQLDCKPTAEGKEDWEDEATKAGPRKSFTLKCITATPLSLEIDDFSSTQLKKDGGRNTTEKLKTPQSYSETNGSCTSDGNNRRLEVRAEESRGATRRSNPRKWTRRKRKGQGKTELGLKRDSVNSEKERPAKPTALSQESLSGGNENGQLAGAISLSEHDVNKDEAERLACDEIDLPSGCKASKKEGTSPSLPSICDKSDRSASKLVEELAIVMIGDITISVPVVPWEQEYSNPRDLAQSKVFSSEADQTEDKSVAENETEVSSRLESSLPPKKIDQAPSEPLARCLQLAHGDSGTPFQEENEEFNDVKCTNMVDNSKDGDCAREKVVEEEDSPEIAPSVENQVVSECQDVTRTNDPIADTVEAMRSDNSQTVADHTSEFADLRKPVEVEGGELIGVGYDTSGLFQHSMQQGLNPSTGQGNEATGNVNIPWHTLQAPVQEAVLMAERFVVSEGLPCHGVDTDEVENARLDIQAELSSESSSTSGETMDGFYRQPPLGAERGFTPDTVQPQPDQMAWEGSVNEGMFSTPSASSVPGVSFNYPQGALQSYGNPYAVYHQAQLMHPLKPFHSSFVYPPQIPHVISHPVVQAQPQVVWSPYQQYRSQVMFSNTIPQVTGFPTAVTPASPFRPQIYQVWNGAARFPCSTVPFYGNQCHQMQEESTHGMLDGDCAHQSIGVAQVNTSEQIPVIMNLSGTAGSEMKQEPGLETRSVASTASPFEPITVPLSSNIIYSAHEPTSSFNRELSGTHVVDSLVKDHHLIAEQTARGNETQRDVDNCTDLILEKAQPCEQVIAHSEPHELKDVEVCSYSSKEISIDSFPREREADGPKQQIFFLSREESATAMEKRLSPDGSSMEGVSGDSSSYHNTKGPSKENNIELLKRESKRWQDDSSVQQVCATSIPPTPQGVKEVSRQNSKHIQDRQLVDNEQPKIVASNVPKIAESAAPKILCDTNDYAGQASSVAVDKKKTVLKNRGQRVSKRVAVVEKCEVTIASDENVKSIVRSSQSTCGADDVASLGVKERFGNRRQEICSQRPVRNRAFNHRAWRPYSRKQL